A genomic segment from Corythoichthys intestinalis isolate RoL2023-P3 chromosome 2, ASM3026506v1, whole genome shotgun sequence encodes:
- the acvrl1 gene encoding serine/threonine-protein kinase receptor R3 isoform X2, with product MPRKTPSTPRNRILPLWRQDSEFFVFADTICTREMEGPLGFTVVLVGLLLLMSAWHADSKDDGKLLCSCMNEKGTCVNDTCRGDICFYTWVQGHEEKGCFSNQNYMEQCFTSFGRFHVFCCKENKCNAFATPPPNIDGETTTVVPQQLRPELWITAALLFLFIVASLCGLLIFVRFRRAHFRLKNVDDHDATMLKVPAGEDPTYGGIFDEFCTSGSGTGLPYLVQRTMARQISLVECVGKGRYGEVWRGTWMGESVAVKIFSSRDEQSWFRETEIYNTVQLRHDNVLGFIASDMTSKNSSTQLWLVTHFHELGSLYDFLQYSSFEPESCLKMCLSVACGLVHLHTEIVSSQGKPAIAHRDLKSRNILVKRNGQCCIADLGLAVIHSQTNDYLDVGHNPRVGTKRYMAPEVLDESIRIDVFESYKQTDIWALGLVFWEISRRTIVNGIVEEYRPPFFDLVPSDPSFEEMKKVVCVDQQKPSSHNRLHSHPNWISGRR from the exons AGATGGAAGGCCCGCTAGGCTTCACGGTGGTACTTGTTGGACTGTTGCTGTTGATGTCTGCATGGCACGCAG ATTCAAAGGATGACGGAAAGCTGCTGTGTTCATGCATGAATGAAAAAGGCACATGTGTCAACGATACGTGCAGGGGGGACATCTGCTTCTATACATGGGTCCAGGGCCATGAGGAGAAGGGTTGCTTCTCTAACCAAAACTACATGGAGCAGTGCTTCACCTCCTTTGGACGCTTCCATGTCTTCTGCTGCAAAGAGAACAAATGCAATGCATTTGCAACGCCACCCCCAAACATTG ATGGCGAGACAACCACAGTAGTGCCACAACAGCTTCGTCCAGAGTTGTGGATCACTGCGGCTCTACTGTTCTTATTCATCGTGGCTAGTTTGTGCGGCCTGCTGATCTTCGTACGCTTCCGGCGGGCACATTTCCGTCTAAAAAATGTAGATGACCATGATGCTACCATGCTCAAAGTACCTGCTGGAGAAGACCCGACATACGGC GGTATATTTGATGAGTTCTGTACATCAGGGAGTGGGACTGGGCTTCCCTATCTGGTCCAAAGAACTATGGCCAGGCAAATTTCGCTGGTCGAATGCGTTG GTAAAGGCAGGTATGGGGAGGTATGGAGGGGAACCTGGATGGGGGAGAGTGTAGCAGTCAAGATCTTCTCCTCCAGAGATGAGCAGTCCTGGTTCAGAGAGACTGAGATCTACAACACCGTGCAGCTTCGCCATGACAACGTGCTAG GTTTCATAGCCTCTGATATGACATCCAAGAATTCCAGCACCCAGCTGTGGCTCGTCACCCATTTTCACGAGCTCGGATCACTCTATGACTTCCTGCAGTACAGCAGCTTTGAGCCAGAGAGCTGCTTGAAGATGTGCCTGTCAGTTGCTTGTGGTCTGGTCCACCTCCACACTGAAATCGTCAGTTCCCAGGGCAAACCCGCCATCGCCCACCGAGATTTGAAAAGTAGAAACATCCTTGTGAAGAGAAATGGGCAGTGTTGCATCGCCGACCTTG GTCTGGCTGTGATTCACTCTCAGACCAATGATTATCTGGATGTTGGCCACAACCCTCGTGTAGGGACTAAACGCTACATGGCGCCTGAGGTGCTGGATGAGAGCATAAGGATAGATGTCTTTGAGTCCTATAAGCAAACGGACATCTGGGCCTTGGGCTTGGTCTTCTGGGAAATTTCACGCAGAACAATTGTCAATG ggaTAGTGGAAGAGTATCGTCCTCCCTTCTTTGACCTGGTGCCTTCCGATCCCAGTTTTGAAGAGATGAAGAAAGTGGTCTGTGTAGACCAGCAGAAGCCCAGCTCGCACAACAGGCTGCACTCCCACCCG AACTGGATCAGTGGCAGAAGGTGA
- the acvrl1 gene encoding serine/threonine-protein kinase receptor R3 isoform X1, protein MPRKTPSTPRNRILPLWRQDSEFFVFADTICTREMEGPLGFTVVLVGLLLLMSAWHADSKDDGKLLCSCMNEKGTCVNDTCRGDICFYTWVQGHEEKGCFSNQNYMEQCFTSFGRFHVFCCKENKCNAFATPPPNIDGETTTVVPQQLRPELWITAALLFLFIVASLCGLLIFVRFRRAHFRLKNVDDHDATMLKVPAGEDPTYGGIFDEFCTSGSGTGLPYLVQRTMARQISLVECVGKGRYGEVWRGTWMGESVAVKIFSSRDEQSWFRETEIYNTVQLRHDNVLGFIASDMTSKNSSTQLWLVTHFHELGSLYDFLQYSSFEPESCLKMCLSVACGLVHLHTEIVSSQGKPAIAHRDLKSRNILVKRNGQCCIADLGLAVIHSQTNDYLDVGHNPRVGTKRYMAPEVLDESIRIDVFESYKQTDIWALGLVFWEISRRTIVNGIVEEYRPPFFDLVPSDPSFEEMKKVVCVDQQKPSSHNRLHSHPIMSYIVKIMKECWFQNPPARLTALRVKKTLSKLDHDSDFSVKKLKQDI, encoded by the exons AGATGGAAGGCCCGCTAGGCTTCACGGTGGTACTTGTTGGACTGTTGCTGTTGATGTCTGCATGGCACGCAG ATTCAAAGGATGACGGAAAGCTGCTGTGTTCATGCATGAATGAAAAAGGCACATGTGTCAACGATACGTGCAGGGGGGACATCTGCTTCTATACATGGGTCCAGGGCCATGAGGAGAAGGGTTGCTTCTCTAACCAAAACTACATGGAGCAGTGCTTCACCTCCTTTGGACGCTTCCATGTCTTCTGCTGCAAAGAGAACAAATGCAATGCATTTGCAACGCCACCCCCAAACATTG ATGGCGAGACAACCACAGTAGTGCCACAACAGCTTCGTCCAGAGTTGTGGATCACTGCGGCTCTACTGTTCTTATTCATCGTGGCTAGTTTGTGCGGCCTGCTGATCTTCGTACGCTTCCGGCGGGCACATTTCCGTCTAAAAAATGTAGATGACCATGATGCTACCATGCTCAAAGTACCTGCTGGAGAAGACCCGACATACGGC GGTATATTTGATGAGTTCTGTACATCAGGGAGTGGGACTGGGCTTCCCTATCTGGTCCAAAGAACTATGGCCAGGCAAATTTCGCTGGTCGAATGCGTTG GTAAAGGCAGGTATGGGGAGGTATGGAGGGGAACCTGGATGGGGGAGAGTGTAGCAGTCAAGATCTTCTCCTCCAGAGATGAGCAGTCCTGGTTCAGAGAGACTGAGATCTACAACACCGTGCAGCTTCGCCATGACAACGTGCTAG GTTTCATAGCCTCTGATATGACATCCAAGAATTCCAGCACCCAGCTGTGGCTCGTCACCCATTTTCACGAGCTCGGATCACTCTATGACTTCCTGCAGTACAGCAGCTTTGAGCCAGAGAGCTGCTTGAAGATGTGCCTGTCAGTTGCTTGTGGTCTGGTCCACCTCCACACTGAAATCGTCAGTTCCCAGGGCAAACCCGCCATCGCCCACCGAGATTTGAAAAGTAGAAACATCCTTGTGAAGAGAAATGGGCAGTGTTGCATCGCCGACCTTG GTCTGGCTGTGATTCACTCTCAGACCAATGATTATCTGGATGTTGGCCACAACCCTCGTGTAGGGACTAAACGCTACATGGCGCCTGAGGTGCTGGATGAGAGCATAAGGATAGATGTCTTTGAGTCCTATAAGCAAACGGACATCTGGGCCTTGGGCTTGGTCTTCTGGGAAATTTCACGCAGAACAATTGTCAATG ggaTAGTGGAAGAGTATCGTCCTCCCTTCTTTGACCTGGTGCCTTCCGATCCCAGTTTTGAAGAGATGAAGAAAGTGGTCTGTGTAGACCAGCAGAAGCCCAGCTCGCACAACAGGCTGCACTCCCACCCG atAATGTCATACATTGTGAAGATCATGAAGGAGTGTTGGTTCCAGAACCCGCCAGCCCGCCTCACAGCTCTGCGTGTGAAGAAGACCCTCTCCAAACTGGACCATGACAGTGACTTCAGCGTCAAGAAACTCAAACAGGATATCTAG